The Deltaproteobacteria bacterium genome includes a region encoding these proteins:
- a CDS encoding transcription elongation factor GreA, with amino-acid sequence MTKALLTRAGYERLLQELRQLSQVVRPQTLSEVMEAAQDGRLEKNTEYLEARSRQVQVERRIQHLQQTLANSEVLVGSNLAPTRAVFNSQVRIRNLLTGQILSFQLVGEEESDAQQGRLSIASPVGRALLGRAVGDQIRIQTPGGLRVYQILEIQMGNT; translated from the coding sequence ATGACTAAGGCTTTGCTAACCCGGGCTGGGTATGAGAGACTGCTCCAGGAATTGCGGCAGCTAAGCCAGGTAGTGCGTCCCCAAACTCTATCGGAAGTAATGGAAGCGGCTCAGGATGGCCGACTCGAGAAAAATACCGAATACTTGGAGGCTCGGTCTCGCCAGGTCCAGGTGGAGCGCCGTATCCAGCATTTACAACAAACGCTGGCCAACTCAGAAGTGCTGGTCGGCAGCAACCTGGCTCCAACCCGGGCGGTGTTCAATTCCCAGGTGCGGATTCGCAACCTGTTGACCGGACAGATTCTAAGCTTTCAGCTAGTAGGGGAAGAGGAGTCCGATGCACAGCAAGGCCGCCTGTCGATAGCTTCTCCTGTTGGCCGGGCCCTGTTGGGGCGGGCCGTCGGCGATCAGATCCGGATTCAGACTCCTGGTGGACTGAGAGTATATCAAATTCTGGAAATTCAGATGGGTAATACATGA
- a CDS encoding universal stress protein, whose translation MEQQVQKILFPVDFSESSAKYVPWVVTFAKKFDATVYLISVTPDMSSFATFYAPHVNIKGIQEEIKTGAEKKLKEFIAIHLKGLPKVETRLVTGKAEERILEVARQEKVDMIIMGSHGRTGLERTIFGSVAEKVIKHAPCPVLTIRPV comes from the coding sequence ATGGAGCAGCAGGTGCAGAAAATTCTGTTTCCGGTAGATTTTAGTGAGTCGTCCGCGAAATATGTCCCATGGGTGGTGACCTTTGCCAAGAAATTTGATGCCACGGTATATCTGATTTCGGTTACCCCGGATATGTCGAGTTTTGCTACTTTTTATGCCCCCCACGTCAATATTAAAGGCATCCAGGAAGAGATTAAAACCGGGGCTGAAAAAAAGTTGAAGGAATTTATAGCTATCCATTTGAAAGGATTGCCCAAAGTGGAGACCAGGTTAGTCACCGGCAAAGCGGAGGAAAGAATTCTGGAGGTGGCCCGCCAAGAAAAGGTCGATATGATCATCATGGGTAGCCATGGTCGCACCGGCCTGGAACGGACGATTTTTGGCAGTGTCGCCGAAAAGGTAATCAAGCACGCCCCTTGTCCGGTTCTGACCATCCGGCCAGTATGA
- a CDS encoding 50S ribosomal protein L11 methyltransferase, which produces MFYRLAPQLIIRSRWRPYRRRPGDRVLVVQARSAFPPSHPTTQLCLELLAAALVEQPAASLLDVGCGSGILALTGARLDIPFNVGIDLSAPAIQVAQENARHNQMTGLVHWLQGSTEALRSHFELIMANLPWKVLMDKVIELQRLSTPGGRLILSGFRETQEETLLNLYLNQGWQLYRRATLDRWEIELPAERSFTWVGLALRYR; this is translated from the coding sequence ATGTTTTACCGGCTTGCCCCCCAGTTAATTATCCGCTCCCGATGGCGACCGTATCGGCGTCGGCCCGGCGATCGGGTTTTGGTGGTGCAAGCCCGGTCAGCCTTCCCTCCCAGCCATCCCACCACCCAGTTGTGTCTGGAACTGCTGGCCGCGGCCTTGGTGGAACAGCCAGCCGCCAGTCTGCTGGATGTTGGTTGCGGCTCCGGAATATTGGCCCTGACCGGGGCCCGATTGGACATTCCTTTTAATGTGGGTATCGATTTATCAGCACCGGCCATCCAGGTAGCCCAGGAAAATGCCCGGCACAATCAGATGACCGGCCTGGTACACTGGCTGCAGGGTTCAACCGAAGCCCTTCGGAGCCATTTTGAGCTGATTATGGCTAACCTGCCCTGGAAGGTCCTGATGGATAAGGTTATAGAATTACAACGCTTGTCAACCCCTGGGGGCCGGTTAATCCTGTCCGGCTTCCGGGAAACCCAGGAAGAGACCCTGTTGAACCTCTACCTGAACCAGGGCTGGCAATTATATCGGCGAGCCACGTTGGACCGCTGGGAAATCGAGCTACCCGCGGAACGAAGTTTCACCTGGGTGGGACTTGCTCTGCGTTACCGATGA